From the genome of Salmo salar chromosome ssa29, Ssal_v3.1, whole genome shotgun sequence:
AATGTTGTTCATCCATCTTCAattctccaatcacagccattgaactctgtagccgttttaaaatcaccaatggcatCATGGTGACATTCCTATGCAGTTtctttcctgtcctgcagctcagttcagaaggatgacTGCATCTTTGATATGTCTGGGTAGTTTAATAaattaattattaacttgaccatgcttaaagagatattcaatgtctgatttgttattgttctaATTCggtacttgactgagggaccttacagatgtacgtatgggggacagaggaaggtgtagtcattcaaaaatcatgtcaacctcTATTATTTTACACagattatgtgatttgttaagccacattttaTTTCTGAACTAAATTTAGTCTTGCctaaaagggggtgaatacttaagcAACGGCTATTTTAGTTTACAATTTGTGTTAATAtgtaaacatttgtaaaaaatgttcTTTTCatgttgacattatggagtattttgtgtagatcaatgacaacAAAATGCAAAGTGGCagtcagcagttgctacatcaattTGACTTATAAATTAATTATATGTTCCCATTGATTCTTTAAGAATATATGCCTTGTgcatagttcaactgtcataatcaatcagaacccaaaatataagcttgttttactccaatgtttgtaaacaaagaaaatgtaaacaaactatatagcctcaacatggttaaaactatcattttgatatcatggccGGCcaatccttgcatccatagctttgtATATGAACTTGAGAGTGAATAGATTTCTCCAGCCCTATCCCTCATCTTTTTACCGAACCAGGGTTGGGGAGGCctctgttattgtttctactgcctGAGTGCCCCTTTACATTTCTATCCCACTTTGTAAGGCAACAATGTGAAAAGGTTAAATTAATGGgagactttctataggcactaTATAGAAGGTTTTGATCAAAGAAAGATCAAATAAGGTGTGTGAGCTTATTGGTCACTCATGCATGCTTGTGGTCAGGCTACTCAGTAAGCATATTAGCAACAATACAGACCTATTACATCAGTAAATCAACTAATCTGCTTTTCTACCTGTCAATGATTGACCACTCTCTCATGCTGGGTCTGGGTGGGTGCTGTCTGGCTGCTCTTTGGACCCAACAACCAATAATAACCAATGAAGCCCTCCATTTTTTCAAACTAATATAGCAGTACAGTAGATTTATCATAAGATATACAAagcaaagtaaaaaaaattatcatACAGCATTCAAAGGCAACTTACCGAAAAATAGTTCATTTCACAACTATATACCACCAGTGATTTATTGAAAGTATGGGAATAGTATTTCATTCATTTAATTCATCAGTGTACTGCAGTCTACAGTACAATATCCCAAATTCCAATTTGAAATGCCATTCCTGAACAATGACCAAATTAGGCAAAGTGCTTACGTAACAACGTTACGAACACCGCGCCCGACTAACGCAACTTCCTTTCTACTCCGCACACTCAAGATGGCACCGGTACGTGAAAAGAGCTCGCCAGAAAAACCCTTCTTATCATTATTAATTTCACTTTTACTTAACAAAATGTGCACCACTTTACATCAATATGTATTTCTGGGGTTATGTGATTAAATAAAGCAAGGGACTATTCGCCATTCATTTGGCAGCAAGGCTAAGCTAGCTAGGCTTGCttaaggttagctagctagcagtacaCGTGTTCAGCTTCAAAGTTATCATTACTGTAAATCAGCGTTTGCCAAACTCTGTCTTGGGGACcccaaaggggtgcacgttttggctTAGCACTACACAGGCACAGCTGCGTGAAGATGTTTTGAGTTGGGGGTGCGGATAAGTGATAATGTATTCTATCACCGGATTTGCCGAGTGGTATACAGTTTCATCAAGCGTTTTTTTATTTAAACAAATGGGGGTTAGACGAATTTGGCCTTTTTAAAAACCCATTTCAAGCATTTCTAATTCATTTAGGCCTACATGGCAGGAGACTTTTCTAATACTACACAAGTGTGGCTAATCGGACACTGTCAAACAGAAAAACTACCTAGGCCCAGATTCCCAAAAGCATTTTAGGCTAAATTAATTGTTAGAACCATAGGATCTTATTCTAAGAAAACATTTTTTGCCTTAAAATGCTTTTGGGAATCTGGGCCTTGGTCTTGACCTGGCCCAGGGCCAGTAAAAAGGGACACACAAATTGGGCtctcgagtggcacagcggtctaaggcactgcatctcagtgcaagaggtgttactacagtacctggttcgaatccaggctgcatcacatccggccatgattgggagtcccatagggcagcacacaattggctcaGTCGTTAAAAGAACAATATTAGGAGGAAATAAATATTATAGGCTACTAAATCAACTTTCCAGTGgtactgactcacccaatgaagATAGCATGAATATGCGTAGCCTTCTCACCATACCAGTGATGGTCTCAAGATAGGCCTTTGAAAAAGCAGTGCCGTTTGTCAGTTGTTGAGAAAAAAGTTGTAACTTCAACTGGCAAATGTCTTTTCCGCAGTTGTAATTTGCTTTCCAAACATTTCCTGCGATTGTATTTTGAAAGGGCTTTATCTGTTTACTGAGTGATGAGAAGTACAAACCATCAAACAAAAATGCCATTCAATTCAGGACTGACAGCCATTTTGAGCATACCCATGACTTTACCAGTAAAATTACCAGGGTGAGGTTCCAAAcccttcccagctagcacatttgttTCCTTGAAAGTAGTGGGAACATacatttttggtttcccattggttctgggaacaaaGCCATACGTTTTATGACcgtttaatagttttttttttttttaaccgttCGGTTAACGGAAGTAAAAATTTTGCCAGTTTAGGGAAtgtacatttttaggttgcagggaggttctgagacaGTTTTTCTGTTTTCCTGGGGAGTTTTATTAACGTCAAGTTTTGTCAcattttgattatttgaatcagctgtgtagtgctagggctaaaaccaaaatgtgcagccCTCGGTCCACCCCAGCACTGATTTTGAGAAACGCTGCTCTAAAGTAATTTCCGAGCATAGATTCAAGAGGTTTTCCCAATTTAAAATATTTGTTTACTTTATAAGTATACATTTGGGATCCTCTTCACTTGCAATGGCATAAATAAATTTGATCTAACTTTGGATTGAGGGTCAGTGTGAATGAGATCCACTGTGCCTTATAATAAAGGGGAATTTGCTATTCTCATTCCACGGCGGGGTGAGTGTCTGCAGGATTTTGCTCCTCGTACTTAAGGTGAATTAAGGTCAccaattagtaaggaactcccctcacctggttgtcttggTCTTAATTGAAATGAAAACCCAAAAACCAGCAGATACTAGGCCTTCTAGTTTAGAATCGGGAGGAACATTAGATTGAGGAATGCCTGTCATGGCGATCAGAATCACATTAGAATCATTCCTGTCCTTTATATTTCTATGATCTGAATGCCATGGCTGTTTTCCCTAGCTAAAGCAGAAGAAACAGACTGTGGTCAAGAGGACCAAGAGGGGGGTGTCCTGGAAGTTCACCCTTGACCTGACCCACCCTGTGGAGGACGGCATTCTGGACTCGGCCAACTTCGTAAGTTACTGGCCCTGCTTCGCCTGACACCACCGGGCTACCGCCCGCGCTCCTCCTCATCATTAAACAGGctagggatattatactttattattgtgttgtgtttgcctaactctgtgtgtggacTAGGGTTCCATTCCCTAGCTCAAACCCTAGGGTTCTCTTCCCTAGTGTCACTGTGCTCTGTCTAACAGGAAACATTCCTCAAAGAGAGGGTAAAGGTCAACGGCAAGACAGGAAATCTGGCTAATGTAATTGAGATCGCCCGCCTGAAGAACAAGATCAACGTCACATCACAGAAGCAGTTCTCTAAGAGGTGGGCTGTTGGTGTCCGTAGTCTACTACTCAGCATGCCTTGTTAACCAGGAGTAGGTTTGACCCTTTAGGACAGGTCTGAAGTGTTCTTCTCCCCTTCTTTGATGTCAAACTCATTATCCTCTCCCATTGGTCCACAGGTACCTGAAATACCTGACCAAGAAGTACCTGAAGAAGAACAACCTCCGTGATTGGTTGAGAGTTGTGGCGTCAGACAAGGAGACCTATGAGCTGAGATACTTCCAGATCagccaggaagaggaggagtcagaCAATGACGAGTAGAACCAAGCTCCGCACACCTGCCCCGGACTGGAGACTGGCCGGTCCCACACACGTGTCACCTGCGTGTGAGGGAAAGTCGTTTGTGAGAGACCTTTCTAATTTTCAGTGGATGGAGTCTTGAGTCTTGATAGGATAATAAATGAGGTCAACAAAACAGCCCTGGTGTGTTTTGCTTGTTTATTTTGTGGGTGCATGACTTTCAATGAAGTATGAGTTTCAGTGCGGAATAATTGTCACAGAACTTCTGATGACCATCACCGGTGTAATTCCCAGTATGTCCACATGATGTCACCAGGGGCTGAGTGTTACTGTGTCCTGTTGTATTGTTATACAATGTGCAAATCAGCCAGCTAACAGCAATGCTGGCTAAACGGGAAGTTTTTTTTTttgaatataaaataaataacctCAACGACGCACTGCTCTTAGAATATGGAGTACGGGATTATCATCCAGAGCACGAACCATACTCCTGTATGATCTTTACTGTACCCCACCTCCagtgtaggtagcctagtggttagagcgttggaccagtaaccgaaaggttgctggatcgaatccccgagctgacaaggtaaaaatctgttgttctggccttgaacaaggcagttaaaccactgtttttcagtaggctgtcattgtaaataagaatttgttcataactgacttgcctagttaaataaaggtttaaatagTCTCTGCAGGAGTTCACTATAATCCAAACAAGTCTTTCTGACGGACTAACCGTTTCTTAATGTGTAATGTTTTGGTAGCAGTAGTCTGAGGTAAGTTGGGCTGAGTCAGCGTCAACCAGGTGGTTTTTACTCTGTTATTGTCTGCCTAGTTTGAGTTTCTGTAATCTGTTATGTTATTTAATTGTCTACCTTGGCTGATGTCAGAATGCTAGTGAATGTTTTATATTTCCAGGATCACAGTGGTGTTTTCCCTTTTCatctgtgtgggtgtggtgtgagtGTCTTTCAGTACAAACCGTTCCTCAAAGTAGCAAACGTTCAAACGAACTGAAAGCACCCCTGGTTTGTTAGGTGTGTCTTGAGTGTGTGTGGATGCATGGGTGTCTCTGGGTCTGTTCTCACTCTCTGATCAGCTCTCATCTGCAGTGGATAAAAAACACCGCCTTAGGAATGCCCAGTACGCCCATTTCACCCTGAATGACCCTGCAACTGCACAGTAGTGTGTGTTTTCCTGTCTTtgtccatgtctgtgtgtgggctTCTTCTACTGACTCTGTGTCTGCTTTATATTGCAGGAAACTGTGTGTCATTAGCCCTGAAACTGATTAGTCAGGCTACAGGAAGGTAACCTGATCTGTTCTGTCAGATGACAAGCTGATTACAACAATGATACAATACTGGACAGCACAGTAGCTATAAAACTGTCCTCAGACCATAcctagccctataccccagcccacaTGATCCTAAACCCATTATACCCCAGCCCACATGATCCTAAACCCATTATACCCCAGCCCACATGATCCTAAACCCATTGTACCCCAGCCCACAACCCATTATACCCCAGCCCACATGATCCTAAACCCATTATACCCCAGCCCACATGATCCTAAACCCATTATACCCCAGCCCACATGATCCTAAACCCATTATACCCCAGCCCACATGATCCTAAACCCATTATACCCCAGCCCACATGATCCTAAACCCATTATACCCCAGCCCACATGATCCTAAACCCATTATACCCCAGCCCACATGATCCTAAACCCATTGTACCCCAGCCCACATGATACTAAACCCATTATACCCCAGCCCACATGATCCTAAACCCATTATACCCCAGCCCACATGATCCTAAACCCATTATACCCCAGCCCACATGATCCTAAACCCATTGTACCCCAGCCCACAACCCATTATACCCCAGCCCACATGATCCTAAACCCATTATACACCAGCCCACATGGTCCTAAACCCATTATACCCCAGCCCACATGATCCTAAACCCATTATACCCCAGCCCACATAGTCCTAAACCCATTATACCCCAGCCCACATAGTCCTAAACCCATTATACCCCAGCCCACATGATCCTAAACCCATTATACCCCAGCCCACATGATCCTAAACCCATTATACCCCAGCCCACATGATCCTAAACCCATTATACCCCGGCCCACATAGTCCTAAACCCATTATACCCCGGCCCACATGATCCTAAACCCATTATACCCCAGCCGACATGATCCTAAACCCATTATACCCCAGCCCACATGATCCTAAACCCATTATACCCCAGACCACATGATCCTAAACCCATTATACCCCAGCCCACATAGTCCTAAACCCATTATACCCCAGACCACATAGTTCTAAACCCATTATACCCCAGCCCACATAGTCCTAAACCCATTATACCCCAGCCCACATGATCCTAAACCCATTATACCCCAGCCCACATGGTCCTAAACCCATTATACCCCAGCCCACATGATCCTAAACCCATTATACCCCAGCCCACATGGTCCTAAACCCATTATACCCCAGCCCACATAGTCCTAAACCCATTATACCCCAGCCCACATGGTCCTAAACCCATTATACCCCAGCCCACATAGTCCTAAACCCATTATACCCCAGCCCACATAGTCCTAAACCCATTATACCCCAGCCCACATAGTCCTAAACCCATTATACCCCAGCCCACATGGTCCTAAACCCATTGTACTCCAGCCCACATGATCCTAAACCCATTATACCCCGGCCCACATGATCCTAAACCCATTATACCCCAGCCCACATGAGTCCTAAACCCATTATACCCCAGCCCACATGAGTCCTAAACCCATTATACCCCAGCCCACATGGTCCTAAACCCATTGTACCCCGGCCCACATGGTCCTAAACCCATTATACCCCGGCCCACATGGTCCTAAACCCATTGTACCCCGGCCCACAGAAACCCATTATACCCCAGCCCACATGATCCTAAACCCATTATACACCGGCCCACATGGTCCTAAACCCATTATACCCCAGCCCACATAGTCCTAAACCCATTATACCCCAGCCCACATAGTCCTAAACCCATTATACCCCAGCCCACATGGTCCTAAACCCATTATACCCCAGCCCACATGGTCCTAAACCCATTATACCCCAGCCCACATGATCCTAAACCCATTATACCCCAGCCCACATGGTCCTAAACCCATTATACCCCGGCCCACATAGTCCTAAACCCATTATACCCCAGCCCACATGATCCTAAACCCATTATACCCCAGCCCACATGATCCTAAACCCATTATACCCCAGCCCACATAGTCCTAAACCCATTATACCCCAGCCCACATAGTTCTAAACCCATTATACCCCAGCCCACATAGTCCTAAACCCATTATACCCCAGCCCACATGATCCTAAACCCATTATACCCCAGCCCACATGGTCCTAAACCCATTATACCCCAGCCCACATGATCCTAAACCCATTATACCCCAGCCCACATAGTCCTAAACCCATTATACCCCAGCCCACATAGTCCTAAACCCATTATACCCCAGCCCACATAGTCCTAAACCCATTATACCCCAGCCCACATAGTCCTAAACCCATTATACCCCAGCCCACATAGTCCTAAACCCATTATACCCCAGCCCACATGGTCCTAAACCCATTATACTCCAGCCCACATGATCCTAAACCCATTATACCCCAGCCCACATAGTCCTAAACCCATTATATCCCAGCCCACATAGTCCTAAACCCATTATACCCCAGCCCACATAGTCCTAAACCCATTATACCCCAGCCCACATGGTCCTAAACCCATTATACCCCAGCCCACATGGTCCTAAACCCATTATACCCCAGCCCACATGGTCCTAAACCCATTATACCCCGGCCCACATGGTCCTAAACCCATTATACCCCGGCCCACATGGTCCTAAACCCATTATACCCCGGCCCACATGGTCCTAAACCCATTATACCCCGGCCCACATGGTCCTAAACCCATTATACCCCGGCCCACATAGTTCTAAACCCATTATACCCCAGCCCACATAGTCCTAAACCCATTATACCCCAGCCCACATGATCCTAAACCCATTATACCCCAGCCCACTTGGTCCTAAACCCATTATACCCCAGCCCACATGATCCTAAACCCATTATACCCCAGCCCACATAGTCCTAAACCCATTATACCCCAGCCCACATAGTCCTAAACCCATTATACCCCAGCCCACATGATCCTAAACCCATTATACCCCAGCCCACATGGTCCTAAACCCATTATACCCCAGCCCACATGATCCTAAACCCATTATACCCCAGCCCACATAGTCCTAAACCCATTATACCCCAGCCCACATAGTCCTAAACCCATTATACCCCAGCCCACATAGTCCTAAACCCATTATACCCCAGCCCACATAGTCCTAAACCCATTATACCCCAGCCCACATAGTCCTAAACCCATTATACCCCAGCCCACATAGTCCTAAACCCATTATACTCCAGCCCACATGGTCCTAAACCCATTATACTCCAGCCCACATGATCCTGAACCCATTATACCCCAGCCCACATAGTCCTAAACCCATTATACCCCAGCCCACATAGTCCTAAACCCATTATACCCCAGCCCACATAGTCCTAAACCCATTATACCCCAGCCCACATAGTCCTAAACCCATTATACCCCAGCCCACATGGTCCTAAACCCATTATACCCCAGCCCACATGGTCCTAAACCCATTATACCCCAGCCCACATGGTCCTAAACCCATTATACTCCAGCCCACATGGTCCTAAACCCATTATACCCCAgcccacatggtcctaaagccaTTATACTCCAGCCCACATAGTCCTAAACCCATTATACCCCAGCCCACATAGTCCTAAACCCATTGTACCCCAGCCCACATAGTCCTAAACCCATTATACCCCAGCCCACATGGTCCTAAACCCATTATACCCCAGCCCACATGGTCCTAAGCCCATTATACTCCAGCCCACATGGTCCTAAACCCATTATACCCCAGCCCACATGGTCCTAAACCCATTATACTCCAGCCCTCAACGGTCAACACCACAAAAAAtaacctggagaagagagagaaggaggatgaTTAAGTATTAGCCCATCTCCAGCTTAAACTCCTCTATCATCTCTGTTCCTAAGATCTCTCATCTCTGTTCCTTAGATCTCTCATCTCTGTTCCTTAGATCTCTCATCTCTGCTAACACTACATCCACTGCTCTCAGGGGTCTTAGATCTCTCATCTCTGCTAACACTACATCCACTGCTCTCATGGGTCTTAGATCTCTCATCTCTGCTAACACTACATCCACTGCTCTCAGGGGTCTTAGATCTCTCATCTCTGCTAACACTACATCCACTGCTCTCATGGGTCTTAGATCTCTCATCTCTGCTAACACTACATCCACTGCTCTCAGGGGTCTTAGATCTATCTCATCTCTGCTAACACTACATCCACTGCTCTCATGGGTCTTAGATCTCTCATCTCTGCTAACACTACATCCACTGCTCTCATGGGTCTTAGATCTCTCATCTCTGCTAACACTACATCCACTGCTCTCAGGGGTCTTAGATCTCTCATCTCTGCTAACACTACATCCACTGCTCTCAGGGGTCTTAGATCTCTCATCTCTGCTAACACTACATCCACTGCTCTCAGGGGTCTTAGATCTCTCATCTCTGCTAACACTACATCCACTGCTGG
Proteins encoded in this window:
- the rpl22l1 gene encoding ribosomal protein eL22-like (The RefSeq protein has 1 substitution compared to this genomic sequence); translated protein: MAPLKQKKQTVVKRTKRGVSWKFTLDPTHPVEDGILDSANFETFLKERVKVNGKTGNLANVIEIARLKNKINVTSQKQFSKRYLKYLTKKYLKKNNLRDWLRVVASDKETYELRYFQISQEEEESDNDE
- the rpl22l1 gene encoding ribosomal protein eL22-like isoform X1: MAPKKQTVVKRTKRGVSWKFTLDLTHPVEDGILDSANFETFLKERVKVNGKTGNLANVIEIARLKNKINVTSQKQFSKRYLKYLTKKYLKKNNLRDWLRVVASDKETYELRYFQISQEEEESDNDE